The DNA segment CCGATCAGAACGGGCTTTTCGGTGGAATCCAGCAGTTCCCGCAACAATCTGGAACCGATGCCGCCGCCACGCTGACGGGTGGCGACGTAGGCGTGGCGGATCAGCTTGACCTCGCCCCGGTCCTGAATGCCCATCACGCCGATGACCTGGTCGCCGTCTTCAAAACATAGGAATTCCACGCCGTCCGCGATCTGCTCGCGCAACTCCTCGCTGGGCATGTACGGCTCTTGCCAGCGGTCTGCGGGGATGATGCCCCGGTACGCCTGCGCGGCGTCGTTGATGATTTCGTAAATGCGTTCAAAGTCGGCGCTGGTGGCGGGACGGATCATGCCCCGGAGTTTACCCGGCGTCTACCGAGAGCAGCAGGACACTGCCCTCTTTGGTGTCGAAGGCCGTCCACGCCTCGTTCGCCGTAACGCGGTAGCACTCGCCGGGGCGCAGTCGCACGAAGTTGTTCTGGGGCAGGTCAACCACGGCCTCACCGTTCAGGCAGATCAGCCAGCCGGTCACGGCGTCACCGGTCAATTTGCCGCTCAAATTCAACACGCGCAGTTCGCCGCCGGGCAGGCCCACCCACTGCCCCGGCGAACTCTGGGCGAGGCGGGTCAGATGCAGGGCCTGTGGAATGGCGGCTCTTTCGCGCGGCACTTCCCTACTCTCCGCGCGCCGCCTGATTCAGTTTCTTGCTGGCTTGCAGGGCCATGCCCTTGGCCTTTTTCACGTCCAGTCCCAGTTCGGGGGCCACGTCGTCCACCTTGCGGCCCAGTTCGCGGGTGGCGGTGACCAGTTGCTGTTCCTGTGCGGACAGCACCTTCAGATGGGGCTTGAGTTGCGCCCAGGTAAAGGTGGGCTTGGCCGGGGCTTTTGCAGGCGCTTTCTTGGCCGCCGTTTTCGAGGCAGGTGCTTTGGTGGCTGTCTTTTTAGCAGGAGCTTTCTTCGCTGCCCCTGTCTTCGCCGCCGCCTTCTTCGGCTTGCCCACCTTCGCCTTGGGTTCCTTGCCGCGTTCCTCCAGAATTTCCAGGGCGCGTTCGGCGGTCAGGTTGTCCTCGGATTCGCCCTTACGGAGGGTGGCGTTGCGCTCACCGTCGGTCAAGTAGGGGCCAAAGCGCCCGGACTTGAGAACGATATCGGCGCGGCCCTCGTATTTGTAGGTGCTGAGCGGCGGCGTGGGCGAGCGGCCCTTGCCAAAGCGGGGTTGCAAGAACAGCGCCTCAGCCTCAGCCAGCGTCACCGTGAACAGTTCCTCGTGGGTGGTCAGGCTGCGGCTGTCGTTCGCCCGCTTCAGATATGGGCCGTATTTACCGTTCAACGCCCAGACTTCCTCGCCCTCGGACGTGCCCACCAGCCGGGGCAGGCTCAGGAGTTTCAGGGCGCGTGGCAGGGTCAACGTCGCCAGATCATCCGTGGGAAACAGGCTGGCAGTGCGAATCGGCGGATTCTCCGCGCCCAGAGTCACGTAGGGGCCATAACGTCCGGCGCGGGCCACCACGGGATGTCCGCTGGCCTCATCCACGCCCAGGGGGCGGTCTCCGCTGGGGCGGCTCAGGATGTCCTCGGCCATCTCCAGATTCAACTCGTCAGGTGCAAGCCCTTCGGGCAGGTTGGCCTTGTCCTCGCCGCGCTGCATGTAGGGGCCGTAACGCCCCACACGAACCTCGATGCCGCTGCCTTCCAGCTTTGGCACCGCGATGGTGGCGATGCCGCGCGCGTCGATCTCGCCCATCTGGCGGTCAATCAGGGGACGCAGGGCCATCCCCTCACCATTGACGCCCAGATAGAAGCGTTGCAGGTACGGCACGCGCTTGGCCCGGCCCCCAGCAATGTCGTCCAGATCCTCTTCCATCTTGGCGGTGAAGTCGTAATCCACCAGATTCCCGAAATGGTGTTCCAGCAGCGCAGAGGTGGCGAAGGCCGTCCAGCTCGGCACCAGCGCCTGCCCCTTCTTGGTGGCGTAGCCCCGGTCCTGGATGGTGCCCAGGATGCTGGCATACGTGCTGGGTCGGCCAATGCCCGCTCCTTCCATGTTCTGAACCAGACTGGCTTCGGTATAGCGGGCGGGGGGCTGGGTTTCGTGGCCCTCGGGCTTCACCGTCTCGGCGGTCACACGCTCACCCTGTTTCAGCGGCGGCAGCGGCGTTTCGCGGTCTTCCAGCGCCGCGCTAGGATCGTCGCTGCCCTCCACATAGGCGCGAAGGAAGCCGGGAAAGTCGATGGTGCGACCAGAAGCGCTGAGACCGACTTCCTCGCCCGTTTTCGCCTTGCCGCCCAGACGCACGCGCAGGCTGCGGCCCCTCGCATCCGCCATCTGGCAGGCCACGGTGCGCTTCCAGATCAGGTCATACAAGCGCCACTCGTCGCCACTCAGCTCACCGCGCAGAGAATCCGGTGTGCGGAAGCTGCTGCCAGCGGGCCGGATGGCCTCGTGGGCTTCCTGGGCATTCTTGGCCTTCTTGGCGTACACGCGCGGCTGCGGCGAGAGATACGGCTGCCCGTACATCTGCGAAACCTGGGTACGCGCGGCGGTCACCGCTTCGACGCTGAGATTGGTGCTGTCCGTTCGCATGTAGGTGATGTAACCACCCTCGTAAAGCCGCTGGGCGGCGCGCATGGTGCGGGTGGCGGCGAAGCCCAGTTTGCGACTGCCCTCCTGCTGCAAGGTGGACGTAATAAAAGGTGGATAAGGTTTTTGCGTGAACGGCTTTTCCTCGGCGGAGGTGACGGTCAGCGGCTGCCCGGTCAGACCATCTGCCAGTGCTTTCGCTTCCACCTCAGACAGCGTGCGAACTTTTGCCTCGGGCTTGAGCTTGCCGGTCAGGGGGTCAAAGTCTTTACCCAGCGCCAGCTTTTGCCCGGCGACATCGGTGAGGCGGGCGGGGAAGGTAGCAGCATCCGCCGTGCGCCCTGTAATCAGCAGATCCCACCACGGGGCACTGATAAAGCGCATCCGCTCGCGCTCGCGCTCCACCAGCATTCGCGTCGCCACACTCTGCACACGGCCCGCCGACAGCTTGGGGGCCACTTTCTTCCACAGCACCGGGCTGACTTCATAGCCATACAGGCGGTCCAGCGCGCGGCGGGCTTCCTGCGCCTCCACCAGATTGGTGTCGATCTGGCGCGGAGAGGCAATCGCGGCCTGAATGGCTTCCTTCGTAATTTCGTGAAAGACCATGCGCTTGACCGGAACTTTGGGCTTCAGCTCCTGAAACAGGTGCCACGCGATGCTCTCGCCCTCGCGGTCATCATCGGTTGCCAGGATAATTTCGTCGGCCTCGGCAGCCATCTTCCGCAGCTTGGCGACATGCTGGCGTTTCTCAGGCGACACCACATACAGAGGCTGGAAGTCGTTCTCGATGTCCAGTCCCAGCCGCGCCCAGGCCAGCCCCTTGTACTTTTCGGGAATGTCCGCCGCACTCTTGGGCAGGTCACGGATATGCCCAATCGAAGACTCCACCGCATACCCCTTTCCGAGGTACTTCTCGATGGTGCGGGCCTTGGCGGGAGATTCGACAATCACGAGGGTCTTGGACATAGGGGGCAACACTCCTGGCGCGCTTTGCGAAGCCATCAGGTCAATCACTCTCAGCGTGACCTGACGTTTGAAAGGCAGGCCCGAGGGTAGCACGGCCCCCAAACAGGCTTCGGGAGGTAGGACGCAAAAGATGGAGAGGCCGTTCCAGGCGCAGGCCACGGCGTCAGGAGCCTGAATTTTCGGGGAAAACACCGATTCGCACAGCTCCGCACCACTTTAAGAATATCTTCATGCTACGCTGCCCGCCATGCGCTCCAGGGGGTCCACCCTCTCTCTTCTTCCACTGGCGGTTCTGGCTCTGCTGGCCGTGGGCTTTCTGGCGCTGCCCAATCTGCGTGTCCCGAATACAGATCAGCCCCATCCCACCCTGATCGTACTAGGCGCGGCGCAATACGCAGGACGGCCCAGCCCGGCCTTCCAGCGGCGGCTGAACCACGCACTGGCGCTGTACCGGGGCGGCGGCGTGCAAAAAATCGTGGTCACGGGCGGCAGACGCCCCGGTGATCCCTTCAGCGAGGGCGAGGTGGGGCAGGCGTACCTAAAGAAACACGGCGTCCCGGCCTCTGCCCTGCTTGCCGAGGCGCGCAGCCGGACCACCGTCGAAAACCTGCGCTTTGCCCGCACCATGCTGCCGCCCCACACGCCCATCACGCTGGTCACCGACGAGGCCCACGCACCGCGCGCCCTGGCCCTGGCCCGAGCGCTGGGCATGGAAGCCGATGTCAGCGCCAGCCTGCTGAGCAGGGGCGTCAGCCGCAGTTATTTGTTGCGCGAGAAGGTGGCACTGGTGGCTTACGCGCTGATCGGCATTCGCCTGTAAAGCGTGATCCGCGTCACCGCGCGCCAGAGTGGTGACGTCCCGCAAGGGACGGGGTGCATGACACCTGGGGAAAGTGCGGGCAGGCCATAGATTCCGAGCGTGAAGAAGCACCCGGATTCGGAATCCGGGCGCTTCAAAGGAGGTGGTTCCTTATGGCACAACGTAAGGATGCGATACACCGAGACGCCGCAGAAGGCCAAAGACAGGTGACGTTGCTGTGATTATCACGGCAATCGCCGCACTGCCAACGGGTTTCGCGGCGGTCCTGACAGCCCTGAAGTAACGCCTCTCGCCCCACCGTTACACGTTGTAAAAATGACGCCCGGAAGGGCAATTTTTCGTTTTGACCCCTCAGCGCCGCAACCGCCGCACCAACCCTCCCATCTCCGGCATTCTCAGTGCCAGCGCGCCCAGCAGGTAGGCAACCAGGCCCGCGCCGCCCGCCACGCTCAGGCCGATCAGACCAGCGACGATGGAACCGGGGGCGGGAATGAACGGGACGAAACGCAGGGCCAGCCATGCCACCAGGCCCGCGATGACCGACAGCGGCAGTACCCGCGCCAGATGCACCGTGATCTCGCGGCCCGGA comes from the Deinococcus sp. AJ005 genome and includes:
- the topA gene encoding type I DNA topoisomerase — encoded protein: MSKTLVIVESPAKARTIEKYLGKGYAVESSIGHIRDLPKSAADIPEKYKGLAWARLGLDIENDFQPLYVVSPEKRQHVAKLRKMAAEADEIILATDDDREGESIAWHLFQELKPKVPVKRMVFHEITKEAIQAAIASPRQIDTNLVEAQEARRALDRLYGYEVSPVLWKKVAPKLSAGRVQSVATRMLVERERERMRFISAPWWDLLITGRTADAATFPARLTDVAGQKLALGKDFDPLTGKLKPEAKVRTLSEVEAKALADGLTGQPLTVTSAEEKPFTQKPYPPFITSTLQQEGSRKLGFAATRTMRAAQRLYEGGYITYMRTDSTNLSVEAVTAARTQVSQMYGQPYLSPQPRVYAKKAKNAQEAHEAIRPAGSSFRTPDSLRGELSGDEWRLYDLIWKRTVACQMADARGRSLRVRLGGKAKTGEEVGLSASGRTIDFPGFLRAYVEGSDDPSAALEDRETPLPPLKQGERVTAETVKPEGHETQPPARYTEASLVQNMEGAGIGRPSTYASILGTIQDRGYATKKGQALVPSWTAFATSALLEHHFGNLVDYDFTAKMEEDLDDIAGGRAKRVPYLQRFYLGVNGEGMALRPLIDRQMGEIDARGIATIAVPKLEGSGIEVRVGRYGPYMQRGEDKANLPEGLAPDELNLEMAEDILSRPSGDRPLGVDEASGHPVVARAGRYGPYVTLGAENPPIRTASLFPTDDLATLTLPRALKLLSLPRLVGTSEGEEVWALNGKYGPYLKRANDSRSLTTHEELFTVTLAEAEALFLQPRFGKGRSPTPPLSTYKYEGRADIVLKSGRFGPYLTDGERNATLRKGESEDNLTAERALEILEERGKEPKAKVGKPKKAAAKTGAAKKAPAKKTATKAPASKTAAKKAPAKAPAKPTFTWAQLKPHLKVLSAQEQQLVTATRELGRKVDDVAPELGLDVKKAKGMALQASKKLNQAARGE
- a CDS encoding YdcF family protein; translation: MRSRGSTLSLLPLAVLALLAVGFLALPNLRVPNTDQPHPTLIVLGAAQYAGRPSPAFQRRLNHALALYRGGGVQKIVVTGGRRPGDPFSEGEVGQAYLKKHGVPASALLAEARSRTTVENLRFARTMLPPHTPITLVTDEAHAPRALALARALGMEADVSASLLSRGVSRSYLLREKVALVAYALIGIRL
- a CDS encoding GNAT family N-acetyltransferase, with amino-acid sequence MIRPATSADFERIYEIINDAAQAYRGIIPADRWQEPYMPSEELREQIADGVEFLCFEDGDQVIGVMGIQDRGEVKLIRHAYVATRQRGGGIGSRLLRELLDSTEKPVLIGTWAAAAWAISFYQKHGFSVVSEEEKNRLLRMYWSIPERQVETSVVLADARYREAKAAL